A region from the uncultured Draconibacterium sp. genome encodes:
- a CDS encoding branched-chain amino acid aminotransferase — MENLDWKNLGFGYRDTDYNVRCYYRNGKWGELEVSSSNVINIHMSATALHYGQEAFEGLKAFKGKDGKVRVFRMEDNAKRMQDSADGILMQQPPVEKFQEAVRMAVKMNERFIPPYESGAALYIRPLLIGTGPQIGVAPAEEYLFMVFVMPVGPYFPEGFKPTNLVIYREFDRAAPQGTGKYKVGGNYAASMKEGKKAKKNGFSAVLYLDSKEKKYIDECGPANFFGIKNNTYITPESASILPSITNKSLIVLAEDMGLKVERRKVPYEELAEFEEVGACGTAAVISPIKGVYDADNDKWFKYGDQQEAGQWSTKLYNKLRAIQYGDEPDTHGWVEIIE, encoded by the coding sequence ATGGAAAATCTCGATTGGAAAAACCTGGGGTTTGGATACCGCGACACAGACTATAACGTACGTTGCTATTACCGCAACGGCAAGTGGGGAGAACTGGAAGTAAGCTCATCGAATGTCATTAATATTCACATGTCGGCAACGGCATTACACTACGGACAAGAAGCTTTTGAAGGGCTAAAAGCATTTAAAGGTAAAGATGGCAAAGTAAGAGTATTTCGTATGGAAGATAATGCCAAACGTATGCAGGACTCTGCCGATGGTATTCTGATGCAGCAACCGCCGGTTGAAAAATTTCAGGAAGCGGTGCGCATGGCTGTTAAAATGAATGAACGTTTTATTCCGCCATACGAATCGGGAGCTGCGCTTTACATTCGTCCATTGTTAATTGGTACCGGGCCTCAAATTGGTGTTGCTCCTGCCGAAGAGTACCTGTTTATGGTATTTGTTATGCCCGTTGGCCCTTATTTCCCGGAAGGTTTTAAACCAACCAACCTGGTTATTTACCGTGAGTTCGACCGCGCTGCACCACAAGGAACCGGAAAATACAAAGTGGGCGGAAATTACGCAGCCAGCATGAAAGAAGGAAAAAAAGCCAAGAAAAATGGTTTCTCTGCCGTTCTTTACCTCGATAGTAAAGAAAAAAAATACATTGACGAATGCGGACCGGCTAACTTTTTCGGCATAAAAAACAACACCTATATTACTCCGGAATCGGCCTCGATTTTACCATCGATTACCAATAAAAGCCTGATTGTTTTAGCCGAAGATATGGGTTTAAAAGTTGAACGTCGCAAAGTACCATACGAAGAACTGGCTGAATTTGAGGAAGTAGGCGCCTGCGGTACAGCTGCTGTAATTTCACCCATTAAGGGAGTGTATGATGCTGATAACGACAAATGGTTTAAATACGGCGACCAGCAGGAAGCCGGCCAGTGGTCGACAAAATTGTACAACAAGCTGCGAGCCATTCAGTACGGCGACGAACCCGATACTCATGGCTGGGTAGAGATTATTGAATAA
- a CDS encoding RNA polymerase sigma factor, with amino-acid sequence MTINEYNLAVDNYADRLYRFVLKSCKDVHMAEDIVQDSYEKLWKNHKNVDGAKAKSYLFTTAYHTMIDRLRKEKRSSLADDMSLQEEGYENNYTDLKEILNEALNKLPEIQRMVVLLRDYEGYNYKEIGELTNLNESQVKVYIYRARIFLKKYIGSIEAVA; translated from the coding sequence ATGACGATAAACGAATATAACCTTGCTGTAGATAATTACGCCGACCGATTGTATCGCTTTGTGCTAAAAAGCTGTAAAGATGTGCACATGGCAGAAGACATTGTTCAGGATAGTTATGAAAAACTGTGGAAAAACCACAAAAATGTAGATGGTGCCAAGGCAAAATCGTACCTGTTTACTACCGCTTACCACACCATGATTGACCGCCTACGCAAGGAAAAACGATCGTCGTTGGCTGATGACATGAGTTTGCAGGAAGAAGGCTATGAAAACAATTATACCGATTTAAAAGAAATTTTAAACGAAGCACTAAACAAACTACCCGAAATACAACGGATGGTTGTGTTGCTGCGCGATTACGAGGGATACAATTACAAGGAAATTGGCGAGCTCACCAATTTAAACGAATCGCAGGTGAAAGTATACATTTACAGGGCGCGTATTTTTCTGAAAAAATACATTGGTAGCATTGAAGCTGTAGCCTAA
- a CDS encoding outer membrane beta-barrel protein translates to MKHLVILILCCALTTNIIAQTDTTEVKVLKKNVVTVIEDDDKVQVAVGEGVEVITDDWGDTTHIRVGRRTFKVIEGNTGTYVKVEKDVNRQKWSGRFNPHWAGLEVGVNIMTKTDYSIYNGEFDDYGDFLDLNPGKSLTWNLNIMEYAFTNERKTFGVVTGLGFSFNDYAFNDPVTVEKQDGYGIMVPRYLPNDSEGRGIKKSKLHVNYITAPLMLEVKTPLRMGSSRLYLAGGVIGSLYLGSHTKYKYYKGGKEKSKSGNHINQWKYELTGRIGFGDFCVFANYSMTPLFKDSKGPEGYPLMIGISFPNI, encoded by the coding sequence ATGAAACATTTAGTAATTCTGATTTTATGCTGCGCACTCACCACAAATATTATTGCGCAAACCGATACCACCGAAGTGAAGGTTCTGAAAAAGAATGTTGTAACAGTTATTGAAGACGACGACAAAGTACAGGTTGCCGTTGGCGAAGGCGTTGAAGTTATTACCGACGACTGGGGCGATACAACACATATTCGCGTTGGGCGACGAACCTTTAAAGTAATTGAGGGCAACACCGGAACCTATGTTAAGGTTGAAAAAGATGTCAATCGCCAGAAATGGTCAGGCCGGTTTAATCCGCACTGGGCCGGCCTGGAAGTAGGCGTAAATATTATGACAAAAACCGATTATTCAATTTATAACGGAGAATTTGATGATTACGGTGATTTTCTCGACCTGAACCCGGGTAAATCCTTAACCTGGAATTTAAATATTATGGAATATGCCTTTACCAACGAGCGCAAAACTTTTGGCGTGGTTACCGGGCTTGGCTTTAGCTTTAACGACTATGCCTTTAACGACCCCGTAACCGTTGAAAAACAGGATGGTTATGGCATTATGGTACCGCGTTACCTGCCCAACGACAGCGAAGGCCGTGGCATAAAAAAATCAAAACTTCATGTAAACTACATTACTGCCCCCTTAATGCTCGAGGTAAAAACCCCGCTTCGTATGGGCAGTTCGCGTTTATACCTTGCCGGAGGTGTAATTGGTAGTTTGTACCTGGGCTCGCACACCAAATATAAATACTACAAAGGGGGTAAAGAAAAATCAAAAAGCGGCAACCACATCAACCAATGGAAATACGAATTAACCGGACGAATTGGATTTGGCGATTTCTGTGTTTTTGCCAATTACAGCATGACACCGTTATTTAAAGACAGCAAAGGCCCCGAAGGCTATCCGCTAATGATAGGTATCTCTTTCCCGAATATTTAA
- a CDS encoding ATP-binding protein: protein MILKSELKLLINSFDQRLKAYSFINSRELVEVLQAEKSELILLTGLKRTGKTSVLFQYANKFENDVLYLNFEHPGLYEFDRNDFFKLDEIIEQKNVKILLFDCITAIKGWSFYIKQKLDEGFKIVLTTPSAQVLNSEEGAGLTGLYISRELLPLSFTEYCNFYAEEKNENTTLKYIEDGGYPEKCKQNDEYLSQLFDDIVVREIGINRGVRDLKSLKRLSLYLLRNVGEMITANQLKGKLGIKTTTTVVDYLNYLEAGFLMHYVPKFSYSLRKQAINPRKVYIADTGFVSAAIFSVADKLDQLLENLVYLHLKRQNNEVYYFAEEGNTCDFIAFGKDKPQEAIQVCAHLEQDKLEQEVKGLTEAMDYFEFQEGTVVTHNQTDTFIRDNKTIQVIPFHQFAG from the coding sequence ATGATATTAAAATCAGAGCTTAAACTGTTAATTAATTCTTTTGATCAGCGTTTAAAAGCTTATAGTTTCATAAATTCAAGAGAACTTGTAGAGGTATTGCAGGCTGAAAAAAGTGAGTTAATTCTACTTACGGGATTAAAACGTACTGGAAAAACAAGCGTGCTTTTTCAGTATGCAAACAAGTTTGAAAATGATGTATTGTACCTCAATTTTGAGCACCCCGGCTTATACGAGTTCGACCGAAATGATTTTTTTAAGCTTGATGAAATTATTGAGCAAAAAAATGTGAAGATTCTACTTTTTGATTGTATAACTGCCATTAAAGGTTGGTCGTTCTACATCAAACAAAAATTGGATGAGGGCTTTAAAATTGTGCTAACTACACCAAGTGCACAAGTTTTAAACTCGGAAGAAGGAGCCGGATTAACCGGACTATACATTTCCCGGGAGCTATTGCCGTTATCTTTTACCGAATATTGCAATTTTTATGCTGAAGAAAAGAATGAAAACACCACTTTAAAATACATTGAAGATGGCGGCTATCCGGAAAAATGCAAGCAGAATGATGAGTATTTGAGCCAATTGTTTGATGATATTGTTGTACGCGAGATTGGCATAAACAGAGGGGTACGAGATTTAAAGTCACTTAAACGGCTAAGTTTGTATTTGCTGCGAAATGTGGGCGAAATGATTACCGCCAACCAGTTAAAAGGTAAACTGGGTATTAAAACCACAACAACAGTAGTCGATTATTTAAACTACCTGGAGGCCGGATTTTTAATGCATTATGTGCCAAAATTTAGCTACTCCTTGCGGAAGCAGGCCATAAATCCACGAAAAGTATACATTGCCGATACGGGCTTTGTAAGTGCAGCAATTTTTTCCGTAGCAGATAAGTTGGATCAATTACTTGAAAACCTGGTTTATTTGCATTTAAAACGACAAAATAACGAAGTATATTATTTCGCAGAGGAGGGCAATACTTGCGATTTTATTGCTTTTGGGAAGGACAAACCTCAGGAGGCTATACAGGTTTGTGCCCATTTGGAACAAGATAAGCTGGAGCAGGAAGTAAAAGGTTTGACTGAAGCAATGGATTATTTTGAATTTCAGGAAGGTACGGTGGTTACGCATAATCAAACTGATACTTTTATCAGAGACAATAAAACCATTCAGGTAATACCGTTTCATCAATTTGCAGGCTAA
- a CDS encoding amidohydrolase, translating to MRLFEALILFFVMTACVPKQKADLIISNATVYTVDEKFSVVEAMAVKDGKIIATGSSEEILKNYETDNLTDAGGKYIYPGFNDAHCHFNGYAVNLMQYADLRGTTSPDEIYERLQTHYKKYGGDWILGRSWDQNDWENKAFPDKTKLDELFPNIPVYLIRVDGHAGWCNSKALEIAGITPATKVKGGEILLKNGEPTGVLIDNAESLVMRHIPEISVEQQKKGLLEAQKNCFAVGLTSVTDCGLSKNTVLLMDEMQQAGELKMRVNAMLNPSDENFEFFVKKGKAYKTERLLVNTIKVYADGALGSRGALLMADYADDPGNQGLQIETKEYYERICQLAYENNFVVATHAIGDGANRLMLDIYGNFLKGKNDRRWRIEHSQIIHPNDFQKFGKYSIVPSIQATHCTSDMPWAEDRLGSERIKGAYAYQTLLQQNGWLPNGTDFPVENIEPLYTFYSSVFRTDHNNWPEGGWHKNEGLTREQALKSMTIWAAKSSFEEQQKGSIETGKYADFIMLDTDLMKANSQEVLNAKVIGTWSAGEKVFGL from the coding sequence ATGAGATTGTTTGAAGCTTTAATACTATTTTTTGTGATGACAGCATGTGTACCAAAACAAAAGGCAGACCTGATTATTAGCAATGCAACGGTTTATACCGTAGACGAGAAATTTAGTGTTGTAGAAGCCATGGCTGTTAAAGACGGTAAAATTATAGCAACAGGAAGCTCCGAAGAGATTTTGAAAAATTATGAAACCGATAATTTAACCGATGCCGGGGGAAAATACATTTATCCCGGGTTTAACGATGCCCATTGCCATTTTAACGGATACGCTGTAAACCTGATGCAATATGCCGATTTAAGAGGGACCACCAGCCCCGATGAAATTTATGAACGTTTACAAACGCATTATAAAAAATACGGTGGCGATTGGATTTTGGGGCGCAGCTGGGACCAAAACGACTGGGAAAATAAGGCGTTTCCCGATAAAACCAAACTTGATGAGCTTTTTCCCAACATTCCGGTTTACCTCATTCGAGTTGACGGACATGCAGGGTGGTGCAATTCAAAAGCACTTGAAATTGCCGGAATTACCCCTGCTACCAAAGTTAAGGGGGGCGAAATTTTGCTTAAAAATGGCGAACCAACAGGGGTGCTGATTGATAATGCTGAAAGCCTGGTGATGCGACATATACCTGAAATTTCGGTGGAGCAACAGAAAAAAGGATTGCTTGAAGCACAAAAAAACTGCTTTGCTGTTGGGCTAACATCGGTTACCGATTGTGGCTTAAGCAAAAATACGGTGTTGTTAATGGATGAAATGCAACAGGCCGGGGAATTAAAAATGCGGGTAAATGCCATGCTAAATCCCAGCGACGAGAATTTTGAGTTTTTTGTAAAAAAAGGCAAAGCCTATAAAACCGAACGGTTATTGGTAAATACCATAAAAGTATATGCCGATGGGGCGCTGGGATCGAGGGGAGCACTGTTAATGGCCGATTACGCTGACGACCCAGGCAACCAAGGCTTGCAAATTGAAACAAAAGAATATTACGAACGGATTTGCCAACTGGCTTATGAAAATAATTTTGTTGTAGCTACACACGCCATTGGCGATGGCGCCAACCGTTTAATGTTAGATATTTACGGCAATTTTTTGAAAGGCAAAAACGACAGGCGTTGGCGGATTGAGCATTCACAGATTATTCATCCGAATGATTTTCAGAAGTTTGGAAAATACTCCATTGTCCCAAGCATTCAGGCAACACACTGCACCAGCGATATGCCCTGGGCCGAAGATCGACTCGGCTCAGAGCGGATTAAAGGAGCCTACGCCTATCAAACGCTGTTGCAGCAAAACGGGTGGCTACCCAACGGAACCGATTTTCCGGTGGAAAATATTGAGCCATTGTACACTTTTTACTCATCCGTTTTTAGAACCGACCACAACAACTGGCCGGAAGGCGGTTGGCATAAAAATGAAGGTTTAACACGCGAACAAGCTTTAAAATCAATGACTATCTGGGCTGCAAAATCCTCGTTTGAAGAACAACAAAAGGGAAGTATTGAAACAGGAAAATACGCTGATTTTATTATGCTGGATACCGATTTAATGAAAGCAAATTCACAGGAAGTACTGAACGCCAAAGTAATAGGAACCTGGAGTGCCGGCGAAAAAGTGTTTGGTTTATAG
- a CDS encoding TonB-dependent receptor, protein MKRFFYLLVLPILFTGNANAQNIRVITDTTQTNDVLIDEITVKSVKEVPRVKDVPASISLISARMIENDEITSIADISSRVPNFFMMDYGSKLQSPVFIRGIGSRLGTPSVGLYVDNVPFFEKTTFGFDFFDIDRIEVLRGPQGTLYGRNTMGGIINVYSKSPLYTDETSINLAAGSHGYYNANVNHYNKLNNKLGFSISANYMAHDGYFTNAYNGEPADDQYSASGRARFVWQATEKLTLENITSYEKSEQFGFPYAVYNKETNTSNDISINEENGYERDLFSNGLVAKFRNEKYEILSTTSYSYYDGLMVADQDYTAAKIYLFNTGDIQNMLSQELVFKSLGEKKYNWLFGAYGFYQTMDQHTTGDIFTANMKQDIRSKFDISGYALFHQSTLNDFLIENLTLTAGIRLDVEKDELDYLFLMSVNGSPMSTVSEEDYSETFTEVLPKLALKYEINKSLNTYATVSKGYKSGGFNTNSAVVLENRSYDAEQSWNYELGFKSSTLNHRLYFDAALFYIDWQEQQIDVPVPGGRGNMKTNAGESVSKGVELFARARLVKNLEASLGYGYTHATFSDYVVDEETNYNENFIPYVPRSTINASLNKTVELKNSFLDKIVANLSYRGVGKHYWDLNNSVYQDYYGLMDAKLSFTSGKFQFDIWGKNIFDTSYNSYYFEISSLQNSYAQKGRPATMGVNLKITL, encoded by the coding sequence ATGAAGAGATTCTTTTACCTGCTTGTGTTACCAATCCTTTTCACAGGCAACGCAAACGCCCAGAATATCAGGGTAATAACCGACACCACCCAAACAAACGATGTGCTAATCGACGAGATTACTGTTAAATCTGTTAAAGAAGTTCCGAGAGTAAAAGATGTACCGGCTTCTATTTCGCTGATATCAGCAAGAATGATTGAAAACGATGAAATTACCAGTATTGCTGATATTTCGTCGCGTGTGCCCAACTTTTTTATGATGGATTACGGGTCAAAATTACAATCACCTGTTTTTATCCGGGGCATTGGTTCGCGCCTGGGTACACCATCGGTTGGACTTTATGTTGACAATGTTCCCTTTTTTGAAAAAACAACCTTTGGTTTCGACTTTTTCGACATCGACCGGATTGAAGTACTGCGTGGCCCACAAGGAACGCTTTACGGAAGAAATACCATGGGGGGCATTATTAACGTGTACAGCAAATCGCCTTTATACACCGATGAAACCAGCATTAACCTTGCTGCCGGCAGCCACGGTTACTACAATGCAAATGTAAACCACTACAACAAACTCAACAACAAGCTTGGTTTTTCAATAAGCGCAAATTACATGGCACACGACGGCTATTTTACCAATGCCTATAACGGCGAACCGGCAGACGACCAGTACTCGGCAAGTGGCCGTGCTCGTTTTGTATGGCAAGCCACCGAAAAACTTACCCTTGAAAACATTACATCCTACGAAAAAAGCGAACAGTTTGGCTTTCCGTACGCGGTTTACAATAAGGAAACCAACACCAGTAACGATATTAGCATTAACGAAGAAAATGGATACGAACGCGATTTGTTTTCGAATGGATTAGTGGCAAAATTCCGAAATGAAAAATATGAAATCCTGTCAACCACAAGCTATTCGTACTACGATGGTTTAATGGTTGCCGACCAGGATTACACCGCCGCAAAAATTTACTTGTTTAATACAGGCGACATTCAAAATATGCTTTCGCAGGAACTGGTATTTAAATCGCTTGGCGAAAAAAAATACAACTGGTTATTTGGTGCTTATGGTTTTTACCAAACCATGGATCAGCATACAACCGGCGACATTTTTACTGCCAACATGAAACAAGATATTCGTAGTAAATTCGACATCTCGGGCTATGCCCTTTTTCACCAGTCTACCTTAAACGATTTTCTGATTGAGAACCTCACCTTAACAGCAGGTATCAGGCTTGATGTTGAAAAGGACGAACTGGATTACCTGTTTTTAATGTCGGTGAATGGATCGCCAATGAGCACAGTTTCGGAAGAAGATTACAGCGAAACATTTACTGAAGTGTTACCAAAACTGGCATTGAAATACGAAATCAACAAATCATTAAACACCTATGCAACCGTATCAAAAGGCTATAAATCAGGTGGTTTCAATACCAACTCGGCAGTAGTGTTAGAAAACCGGTCGTATGATGCCGAGCAAAGCTGGAACTACGAACTTGGCTTTAAATCTTCTACTTTAAACCACCGCCTGTATTTTGATGCTGCCTTGTTTTACATCGATTGGCAGGAACAACAAATTGATGTGCCTGTGCCGGGAGGCCGTGGAAATATGAAAACAAACGCCGGTGAATCGGTAAGTAAGGGTGTTGAATTATTTGCCAGGGCTCGTTTGGTAAAAAATCTGGAAGCTTCGTTGGGCTATGGCTACACACACGCTACTTTTTCTGATTATGTGGTGGACGAAGAAACAAACTACAACGAAAATTTTATTCCTTACGTTCCGCGCTCAACAATAAATGCCAGTTTGAATAAAACCGTTGAGCTCAAAAACAGCTTTCTGGATAAAATTGTAGCCAATCTTTCGTATCGGGGTGTTGGAAAACACTACTGGGATTTAAACAACTCGGTATACCAGGATTATTACGGTTTAATGGATGCCAAACTTTCATTTACATCGGGTAAATTCCAGTTCGATATTTGGGGCAAAAATATTTTTGATACCTCGTACAACTCGTATTATTTTGAAATTTCATCGTTGCAAAACTCTTACGCTCAAAAGGGAAGACCGGCAACGATGGGGGTAAACCTAAAAATTACCTTGTAA
- a CDS encoding MFS transporter yields MKHQEIKKYYTLLSLYLAQSIPMSFFSTVIPVIMRMENYSLESIGYIQLIKLPWILKLLWAPLVDRTSKNTRQYRRWIISSEVFYALIIMCIGYLNLQTDFTTIIVLMVIAFTASATQDIATDAFAILILNKKERSLGNSMQSAGSFIGTMMGSGVLLIIYHYWGWLWLLRSLGLFVLFALIPVALYNARNGKEPGHSSKNVSPLEFIYFFRQKKIGGHLLLLFLFYSGIIGILTMIKPYFVDLGYDIKEIGVISGIFGTACGVAMTIPAGMFLRKKGILKAVWIFPVINVLVATYFFGLTFTNHAVYLVYIGVALLWGAYAMSSVFVYTMSMQVVRKGREGTDFTIQIVLTHLSSLIVAILSGKVADSITYRGLFAIEIGLGILILALLPFIFKKSFYLRFETENEQAAVN; encoded by the coding sequence ATGAAACACCAGGAAATAAAAAAATATTACACGCTGCTGAGCCTTTACCTGGCACAATCTATTCCCATGAGTTTTTTCTCTACCGTAATTCCGGTAATCATGCGTATGGAAAACTACTCGCTCGAATCGATTGGTTACATTCAGCTCATTAAACTCCCCTGGATTTTAAAACTATTGTGGGCACCGTTGGTCGATCGTACCAGCAAAAACACAAGGCAGTACCGGCGTTGGATTATTTCGTCAGAGGTGTTTTATGCACTGATAATTATGTGTATCGGCTATTTAAACCTGCAAACCGATTTTACCACCATAATTGTTCTGATGGTGATTGCTTTTACGGCTTCGGCAACACAGGATATTGCCACCGATGCTTTTGCCATTTTAATTCTAAACAAAAAAGAACGCAGCCTTGGCAACAGCATGCAATCGGCCGGTAGTTTTATCGGAACAATGATGGGAAGCGGCGTTTTGCTAATTATTTACCACTACTGGGGCTGGTTGTGGCTTTTACGCTCGCTGGGTTTATTTGTGCTTTTTGCGCTTATTCCGGTGGCCTTGTACAACGCCCGCAATGGCAAAGAGCCCGGTCATTCGTCAAAAAATGTATCGCCACTGGAATTTATTTACTTTTTCAGGCAGAAAAAAATTGGCGGCCACCTGTTGCTGCTATTCCTATTTTACTCCGGAATTATCGGTATTTTAACCATGATTAAACCTTATTTTGTTGACCTTGGCTACGACATTAAAGAAATTGGTGTCATTTCAGGTATTTTCGGTACAGCCTGTGGTGTGGCAATGACCATTCCTGCAGGAATGTTTTTACGCAAAAAGGGTATTTTAAAAGCCGTTTGGATATTTCCAGTAATAAATGTTTTGGTAGCCACATACTTTTTTGGTTTAACGTTTACCAACCATGCCGTTTACCTCGTATACATTGGGGTGGCCCTGCTTTGGGGCGCTTATGCCATGTCGTCGGTATTTGTGTATACCATGAGCATGCAGGTGGTTCGGAAAGGCCGCGAAGGAACCGACTTTACCATACAAATTGTACTTACCCACCTAAGCAGCCTGATTGTGGCAATACTTAGCGGAAAAGTAGCTGATTCCATTACCTATCGTGGACTGTTTGCCATCGAAATAGGATTGGGAATACTTATTCTTGCCCTACTGCCGTTTATTTTTAAAAAATCATTTTATCTGCGCTTTGAAACAGAAAACGAACAAGCTGCAGTAAATTAG
- the hemN gene encoding oxygen-independent coproporphyrinogen III oxidase, with amino-acid sequence MNIPQNLIEKYNTPVPRYTSYPPANFFSADFSPEEYVKVLEESNRENPQNISIYIHIPFCPKICHFCGCNTHLTRDKNKMQVYVDALKKEIRMVRALLDSKRKVSQVHWGGGTPNSLPIAMIEDIMNLIHELFEYIPNPEIAMECHPAMLNQDYINRLVALKFNRFSLGIQDFNQQVLDNVNRDASVIPEEELVALIRSHKNTSVNFDFIYGLPFQDEDSFAETIKRAINLSPDRLVTFSYAHVPWVKKAQKILDARGLPSATKKLAMFEVGYRLLTENGYDAIGLDHFARPDDELNLAFKNKTLHRNFQGYCTRETTGQVYAFGATGISQLESAYAQNAKDTNVYVDQINKGKFTIEKGYRLNPDEKIIRHVINEVMCNYYFSWHEAEQVLKTTTEHIKQSIAYNESHLMGFVNEGLLSVTNESISVSEKGRFFVRNIAASLDPNMRNATQKFSKAL; translated from the coding sequence ATGAATATTCCACAAAACCTGATAGAAAAATACAACACCCCGGTTCCGCGGTATACAAGTTATCCTCCGGCCAACTTTTTTTCAGCTGATTTTAGCCCCGAAGAATATGTGAAAGTGCTGGAGGAGTCGAACCGGGAAAATCCGCAAAATATTTCCATTTACATTCACATTCCCTTTTGCCCGAAAATCTGTCATTTTTGTGGCTGTAACACGCACCTCACGCGCGATAAAAACAAAATGCAGGTTTATGTTGATGCGCTAAAAAAGGAAATTCGAATGGTACGGGCTTTGCTCGATTCAAAGCGAAAAGTTTCGCAGGTGCACTGGGGAGGTGGCACGCCAAACTCCTTGCCTATTGCAATGATTGAGGATATTATGAACCTGATTCACGAGCTTTTCGAATATATTCCAAATCCGGAAATTGCCATGGAGTGCCACCCGGCCATGCTTAACCAGGATTACATCAACCGGCTGGTGGCCTTAAAATTCAACCGCTTTAGTCTGGGTATTCAGGATTTTAACCAGCAGGTTTTAGACAATGTAAACCGCGATGCTTCGGTTATTCCAGAAGAAGAACTGGTAGCCTTGATACGCAGCCACAAAAATACCAGTGTAAACTTCGATTTTATTTATGGTCTTCCGTTTCAGGATGAAGACTCGTTTGCAGAAACCATTAAGAGGGCCATTAATCTGTCGCCCGACCGCCTGGTTACTTTTTCGTATGCCCATGTTCCGTGGGTAAAAAAGGCACAAAAAATATTGGATGCCCGGGGTTTGCCATCGGCCACAAAAAAGCTGGCCATGTTTGAGGTTGGATATCGTTTACTGACTGAAAATGGTTACGATGCCATTGGTCTCGACCATTTTGCCCGCCCCGATGACGAACTTAACCTGGCCTTTAAAAACAAAACCTTACACCGTAATTTTCAGGGCTATTGTACCCGCGAAACCACCGGTCAGGTGTATGCCTTTGGAGCAACCGGAATTAGCCAGCTGGAAAGTGCCTACGCACAAAATGCCAAAGATACCAACGTGTATGTCGACCAGATTAACAAAGGAAAATTTACCATTGAAAAGGGTTATAGGCTTAATCCAGACGAAAAAATTATCAGGCATGTAATTAACGAGGTAATGTGTAACTATTACTTCTCGTGGCACGAAGCCGAACAAGTACTAAAAACAACTACTGAACACATCAAACAAAGTATTGCATACAACGAATCCCATCTCATGGGTTTTGTAAACGAAGGACTGTTAAGCGTTACAAATGAATCCATTTCGGTGAGCGAAAAAGGCAGGTTCTTTGTTCGGAACATCGCTGCCAGCCTCGATCCGAATATGAGAAATGCTACGCAGAAATTTTCTAAAGCCTTGTAA